One part of the Paraglaciecola sp. L3A3 genome encodes these proteins:
- a CDS encoding UDP-glucose/GDP-mannose dehydrogenase family protein, translated as MKVTFYGIGYVGLVQATVLADAGHDVCCVDIDQNKIDNLKAGIIPIYEPGLTALVNKTYSEGRLTFTTDAKFGVEFAKLHFIAVGTPPDEDGSADLKYVLKVAETIATHMTSEKIIINKSTVPVGTAEKVSATVLKTLQTANKSDLKYSVVSNPEFLKEGAAVNDCQKPDRIIIGTDSEESADVMRELYEPFNRNHDKIIVMDIKSAELTKYAANCMLATKISFMNEMANIAEQVGADIENVRHGIGSDPRIGYQFIYPGCGYGGSCFPKDVQALIRTTDSIGYTAELLKSVESVNYRQKNKLSEYISKHFDLATNSNALKGKTFAVWGLSFKPNTDDMREASSLVLLNYLWAAGAKVQAFDPESMDETQRICGNRDDLALMGTKEAALQGADALVICTEWQNFRAPDFDLISEKISSKAIFDGRNMFDPIRMKKKGFAYYAIGRGLSIHG; from the coding sequence GTGAAAGTCACTTTTTATGGAATTGGTTATGTAGGCCTAGTGCAGGCAACCGTCCTTGCTGACGCAGGTCATGATGTATGCTGTGTTGATATTGATCAGAACAAAATCGATAATTTAAAAGCAGGAATCATTCCAATTTATGAACCCGGCTTAACCGCACTAGTTAACAAAACGTATTCTGAAGGACGCCTGACTTTCACTACAGATGCTAAATTCGGTGTAGAATTTGCTAAATTGCATTTTATTGCCGTTGGCACCCCTCCCGATGAAGATGGCTCAGCCGACTTAAAATACGTATTAAAAGTGGCCGAAACTATTGCCACCCACATGACGTCTGAAAAAATAATAATTAATAAGTCAACAGTACCAGTAGGCACCGCAGAAAAAGTTTCTGCAACAGTTTTAAAAACATTACAGACAGCAAATAAAAGCGACCTTAAATATTCAGTTGTATCAAATCCAGAGTTTTTAAAAGAAGGCGCAGCGGTTAACGACTGTCAAAAGCCAGATAGAATCATTATTGGTACCGATTCTGAAGAATCAGCCGACGTAATGCGTGAATTATACGAACCCTTTAACCGTAACCATGACAAAATTATTGTAATGGATATTAAAAGTGCTGAGCTAACAAAATATGCGGCAAACTGCATGTTAGCCACCAAAATTAGCTTTATGAATGAAATGGCTAATATAGCTGAACAAGTGGGTGCAGATATTGAAAATGTGCGCCACGGTATAGGCTCTGACCCTCGTATTGGTTATCAGTTTATATATCCTGGTTGTGGTTACGGTGGGTCTTGTTTCCCGAAAGATGTACAAGCGCTAATCCGAACAACCGACTCAATTGGTTATACAGCTGAATTACTCAAATCAGTTGAATCAGTTAACTATCGTCAAAAGAATAAATTAAGCGAATACATATCTAAACACTTTGACCTAGCGACCAACAGCAACGCATTAAAAGGCAAAACCTTTGCGGTTTGGGGTTTATCTTTTAAACCAAATACCGACGATATGCGTGAAGCTTCTAGTTTAGTTTTACTCAACTACTTATGGGCAGCTGGTGCAAAAGTTCAAGCATTTGATCCAGAATCAATGGACGAAACCCAACGCATATGTGGTAACCGAGACGACTTAGCTTTAATGGGCACCAAAGAAGCGGCCTTACAAGGTGCTGACGCATTGGTTATTTGTACCGAATGGCAAAACTTCCGGGCACCTGACTTTGACTTAATCAGCGAAAAGATATCATCAAAGGCAATTTTTGATGGTCGAAATATGTTTGATCCTATTCGCATGAAAAAGAAAGGGTTTGCTTATTATGCAATCGGCAGAGGCTTGTCTATCCATGGCTAG